In Drosophila gunungcola strain Sukarami unplaced genomic scaffold, Dgunungcola_SK_2 000129F, whole genome shotgun sequence, the following are encoded in one genomic region:
- the LOC128265533 gene encoding uncharacterized protein LOC128265533, with product MSSKKTVASTEPKQRTFVKLLFNMSTESKLTEMLVEKSPNKPNKKEIILRLVPISLSTINLRLNRLLLKVTNYVEDDKRRSAMPLRSLMPSHLKWKKPNAISTLIRSRQTPKLDLKDVRRVIKGRVAHRACKECVAIIYHDMEYFK from the exons ATGAGTTCCAAGAAAACTGTTGCAAGCACTGAACCGAAGCAGCGTACCTTCGTAAAATTGCTGTTCAATATGAGTACGGAGTCAAAACTCACGGAGATGTTGGTAGAGAAGTCGCCGaacaagccaaacaaaaag GAGATAATTTTAAGGCTGGTTCCAATCAGCTTGTCGACCATCAACTTGCGGCTCAACCGCCTGCTCCTCAAGGTGACCAATTATGTGGAGGATGACAAGAGGCGATCCGCCATGCCGCTGAGGTCCCTGATGCCATCCCATCTGAAGTGGAAGAAACCCAATGCCATCTCCACCCTGATCCGCTCCAGGCAGACACCCAAATTGGATCTGAAGGACGTGAGGAGGGTGATCAAGGGGCGTGTAGCCCATCGCGCCTGCAAGGAATGTGTTGCCATCATTTATCACGACATGGagtactttaaataa
- the LOC128265527 gene encoding glycoprotein-N-acetylgalactosamine 3-beta-galactosyltransferase 1: MDGEHITLGFERGRPARRMPSHRLVLLILLMGSLLVVLFAYWDVMMLTAGAVPMARNTNSIGSAELGNETVAEKLHREVRILCWVLTTPKYHKTRAIHVLRTWGKRCNKIYFMTSEPDDELPTVVLTKPDRYEVLWGKTKEAFTHIHEQMSDEADWFIKADDDTYVFLENLRYMLYPYSPNMSIYFGFNYKMVGTHQKNESYMSGGSGYVLSREALRIFAEGLNDTAKCRQEDDHAEDVEMGKCLFNLGVKAGDSRDEQLRNRFYPVVPYGALLSGNVGMDFWLYKYAYYNARACMDCLSEYPVAFHYVNNEQLYVYEYFNYQFQHSGRLQVEEQLPKKIREEDLVIPESDNPVT, translated from the exons ATGGACGGGGAACACATCACACTGGGCTTCGAAAGGGGTCGTCCGGCCCGGCGAATGCCCAGCCATCGGCTGGTGCTGCTGATCCTGCTGATGGGCAGCCTGCTGGTCGTCCTCTTTGCCTACTGGGATGTGATGATGCTCACCGCCGGCGCTGTGCCCATGGCCAGAAATACTAATTCCATTGGCTCGGCTGAGCTGGGCAATGAAACCGTAGCCGAGAAGCTCCATCGGGAGGTGAGGATCCTGTGCTGGGTCCTCACCACTCCGAAATATCACAAAACCCGCGCCATCCACGTCCTTCGCACTTGGGGAAAGCGCTGCAACAAGATCTACTTCATGACCTCCGAGCCGGACGACGAGCTGCCCACCGTGGTGCTGACCAAGCCGGACCGATACGAGGTGCTCTGGGGCAAGACCAAGGAGGCCTTCACCCACATCCACGAGCAGATGAGCGACGAGGCCGACTGGTTCATCAAGGCGGACGACGACAC ATACGTCTTTCTGGAAAACCTGCGCTATATGCTCTATCCCTACTCCCCGAACATGTCGATTTACTTCGGATTCAACTACAAGATGGTCGGCACGCACCAGAAGAACGAG TCGTACATGTCCGGAGGCAGTGGCTACGTCCTCAGCCGCGAGGCCTTAAGGATCTTCGCCGAGGGCCTCAATGACACCGCCAAATGCCGGCAGGAGGACGACCACGCCGAGGACGTGGAGATGGGCAAGTGCCTGTTCAATCTCGGCGTGAAGGCGGGCGATTCCCGCGACGAGCAGCTGCGCAATCGCTTCTACCCGGTGGTTCCCTATGGAGCCCTGCTCTCCGGAAACGTGGGCATGGACTTCTGGCTGTACAAATACGCCTACTACAACGCGCGAGCG TGCATGGACTGCCTGTCGGAGTACCCGGTGGCCTTTCACTATGTGAACAACGAGCAGCTGTACGTGTACGAGTACTTCAACTACCAGTTCCAGCACTCCGGCCGACTTCAGGTGGAGGAGCAGCTGCCCAAGAAGATCAGGGAGGAGGACCTGGTCATCCCCGAGAGCGACAATCCGGTGACCTAG